In Pseudophryne corroboree isolate aPseCor3 chromosome 3, aPseCor3.hap2, whole genome shotgun sequence, a genomic segment contains:
- the RPS24 gene encoding small ribosomal subunit protein eS24 isoform X2 encodes MNDSVTIRTRKFMTNRLLQRKQMVIDVLHPGKATVPKTEIREKLAKMYKTTPDVIFVFGFRTHFGGGKTTGFGMIYDSLDYAKKNEPKHRLARHGLYEKKKTSRKQRKERKNRMKKVRGTAKASVGAGKKK; translated from the exons aaTGACAGCGTCACCATAAGAACCCGGAAGTTTATGACCAACAGACTTCTCCAGAGAAAGCAAATG GTCATAGATGTCCTTCATCCTGGAAAAGCCACTGTTCCTAAGACTGAAATCAGGGAGAAGCTGGCCAAAATGTACAAGACTACCCCAGATGTGATCTTTGTATTCGGTTTCAGGACTCACTTTGGTGGTGGCAAAACCACTGGATTTGGCATGATCTACGATTCCTTAGactacgcaaagaaaaatgaacccAAGCACAGACTGGCCAGG CATGGCCTATATGAGAAGAAGAAGACTTCCAGGAAACAGCGCAAAGAAAGGAAGAACAGAATGAAGAAAGTCAGGGGTACAGCCAAAGCAAGCGTGGGTGCTGGCAAAAAG AAATGA
- the RPS24 gene encoding small ribosomal subunit protein eS24 isoform X3 — MNDSVTIRTRKFMTNRLLQRKQMVIDVLHPGKATVPKTEIREKLAKMYKTTPDVIFVFGFRTHFGGGKTTGFGMIYDSLDYAKKNEPKHRLARHGLYEKKKTSRKQRKERKNRMKKVRGTAKASVGAGKK, encoded by the exons aaTGACAGCGTCACCATAAGAACCCGGAAGTTTATGACCAACAGACTTCTCCAGAGAAAGCAAATG GTCATAGATGTCCTTCATCCTGGAAAAGCCACTGTTCCTAAGACTGAAATCAGGGAGAAGCTGGCCAAAATGTACAAGACTACCCCAGATGTGATCTTTGTATTCGGTTTCAGGACTCACTTTGGTGGTGGCAAAACCACTGGATTTGGCATGATCTACGATTCCTTAGactacgcaaagaaaaatgaacccAAGCACAGACTGGCCAGG CATGGCCTATATGAGAAGAAGAAGACTTCCAGGAAACAGCGCAAAGAAAGGAAGAACAGAATGAAGAAAGTCAGGGGTACAGCCAAAGCAAGCGTGGGTGCTGGCAAAAAG TGA
- the RPS24 gene encoding small ribosomal subunit protein eS24 isoform X1, with product MNDSVTIRTRKFMTNRLLQRKQMVIDVLHPGKATVPKTEIREKLAKMYKTTPDVIFVFGFRTHFGGGKTTGFGMIYDSLDYAKKNEPKHRLARHGLYEKKKTSRKQRKERKNRMKKVRGTAKASVGAGKKKD from the exons aaTGACAGCGTCACCATAAGAACCCGGAAGTTTATGACCAACAGACTTCTCCAGAGAAAGCAAATG GTCATAGATGTCCTTCATCCTGGAAAAGCCACTGTTCCTAAGACTGAAATCAGGGAGAAGCTGGCCAAAATGTACAAGACTACCCCAGATGTGATCTTTGTATTCGGTTTCAGGACTCACTTTGGTGGTGGCAAAACCACTGGATTTGGCATGATCTACGATTCCTTAGactacgcaaagaaaaatgaacccAAGCACAGACTGGCCAGG CATGGCCTATATGAGAAGAAGAAGACTTCCAGGAAACAGCGCAAAGAAAGGAAGAACAGAATGAAGAAAGTCAGGGGTACAGCCAAAGCAAGCGTGGGTGCTGGCAAAAAG AAGGATTAA